A single genomic interval of Spirosoma linguale DSM 74 harbors:
- a CDS encoding protein of unknown function DUF1501 (PFAM: protein of unknown function DUF1501~KEGG: pat:Patl_0814 twin-arginine translocation pathway signal) → MNKLLNELLHADVQRQTRRHFLQSAGFGLGVLGLGSLLNACGQSSEGKTDTRPAAPLNVPHFVPKAKRVIYIHMAGAPSQLELFDYKPELEKYHGKDCPAAFLEGKQFAFIQGVPKMLGPQGKFGQYGQSGAWLSDYLPYLQTMADEITFLKAMHTDQFNHAPAQLLLHTGSARLGRPSLGAWAVYGLGSDNHNLPGFIVLASGGRQPDAGKSVYGSGFLPSVYQGVQCRTGGDPVLYVTDPKGINRNMRRKTIEAINEINRQTYEDAQDPETLTRISQYEMAFRMQMSVPQVMDVSKEPPFILDMYGVKPGEGSFAMNCLLARKLVENDVRFVQLFDWGWDGHGTSASDNIEGGLRQKCRLSDKPVAALLQDLKMRGLLEETLVVWGAEFGRTPMQENRNGLVMPYMGRDHHLEAFTMWMAGGGTKQGYTHGQTDELGYYGVNDRVHVHDLQATILHLMGFDHEKFTYPFQGRNFRLTDTAGKVVNEILA, encoded by the coding sequence ATGAATAAGTTACTGAACGAACTACTTCATGCCGATGTGCAGCGGCAAACCCGGCGCCACTTCCTGCAATCCGCCGGTTTTGGGTTGGGCGTGCTGGGGCTGGGCTCACTGCTAAATGCGTGCGGTCAATCCAGCGAGGGAAAAACGGATACCCGTCCGGCCGCACCCTTAAACGTGCCGCATTTTGTGCCCAAAGCCAAACGGGTCATTTATATCCACATGGCGGGGGCCCCTTCCCAACTGGAACTGTTCGATTACAAACCCGAACTGGAAAAATACCACGGTAAAGACTGCCCGGCGGCTTTTCTGGAAGGGAAACAGTTTGCCTTTATTCAGGGAGTTCCCAAGATGCTGGGGCCACAGGGGAAGTTTGGCCAGTACGGTCAGTCGGGAGCCTGGCTATCGGACTACCTTCCTTACCTGCAAACGATGGCCGACGAGATCACCTTTCTGAAAGCCATGCATACCGACCAGTTCAACCACGCACCGGCCCAATTGCTGCTTCATACGGGAAGCGCCCGGCTTGGACGCCCGAGCCTGGGCGCGTGGGCCGTGTATGGACTGGGCTCCGATAATCATAATCTGCCCGGTTTTATCGTTCTGGCGTCGGGCGGTCGGCAACCCGACGCGGGAAAAAGTGTGTACGGCAGTGGGTTTCTGCCATCCGTTTACCAGGGGGTGCAATGCCGCACCGGTGGCGATCCGGTACTCTACGTAACTGATCCTAAGGGCATAAATCGCAACATGCGCCGGAAAACCATCGAGGCTATCAACGAAATCAACCGTCAAACCTACGAAGACGCCCAGGACCCGGAAACGCTGACCCGCATAAGCCAGTATGAAATGGCTTTCCGCATGCAAATGTCCGTTCCGCAGGTGATGGACGTATCGAAAGAGCCACCGTTTATCCTGGATATGTATGGGGTAAAACCCGGCGAAGGCAGCTTTGCGATGAATTGCCTGCTGGCCCGTAAGCTGGTTGAGAATGATGTCCGGTTCGTACAGCTTTTCGACTGGGGCTGGGATGGTCACGGCACGTCGGCTTCGGACAATATAGAAGGTGGGTTACGGCAAAAATGCAGGCTTTCGGATAAGCCCGTAGCAGCCTTGCTGCAAGACCTCAAGATGCGGGGACTGCTTGAAGAAACGCTGGTGGTATGGGGTGCCGAGTTTGGCCGAACCCCCATGCAGGAAAACCGAAATGGCCTGGTGATGCCTTACATGGGACGGGACCACCATCTGGAAGCGTTCACCATGTGGATGGCCGGAGGCGGCACCAAACAAGGCTACACGCATGGGCAGACCGATGAGCTGGGCTACTATGGCGTGAACGACCGGGTGCATGTCCACGATCTACAAGCCACTATTCTTCACTTGATGGGTTTCGATCACGAGAAATTCACCTACCCTTTCCAGGGCCGGAACTTCCGTCTTACAGATACAGCCGGTAAAGTTGTCAATGAAATACTAGCCTGA
- a CDS encoding FAD linked oxidase domain protein (PFAM: FAD linked oxidase domain protein~KEGG: hypothetical protein) — protein sequence MAQITTHHVTDWNNYHFNGPYPTKCLFDIDTNRTIVSLIDRYTDSASSIQGLIGDSLANNERFRAYGSAWSLSNVAHQRDRMLFNASLNIRLEIKDSQLHPSTTYRSENLFLFQCGNTIKEISEFLQKKGKSLKTCGASNGQTIAGAISTGVHGSSIDVGSIQDGVVGLQLIIGPNANDRVYIERESRPALADEFARRIQSRVIRSDDLFNAALVSLGAFGVIHGVVLEAEDLYLLKRYVKKISKADALQIAATMDFTNARFKLPDEVLPDGTVNRPFHYKLYINPYNASEDFVTEIIYKKPYRTGYPNPVPFVQNAIFKDIPTWVSAFAAKHKRIIPKVLDALRSEAFPKVDDVIEGTLGEIFWDTSQSSAAFGCGFGIDIADSPKALDLFIDLMNDQGPIPGILSMRFVKASEATLGFTRFPTTCILEVDGVPWKGNQNMISLDNFLTDVIKTFRDNGIAFTLHWGKNAPWSFPNLVDLMYGNADDKWKDMRSILLSKEMADLFSNDFLSTVKLADYRVNIAPNFVALRDAVAASVV from the coding sequence ATGGCGCAAATAACAACGCATCACGTTACGGACTGGAACAACTATCATTTTAACGGGCCTTACCCAACAAAATGCCTGTTTGATATCGATACCAACCGAACCATCGTTTCCCTCATTGACCGATATACCGACAGCGCCAGCAGTATTCAGGGATTGATAGGCGATAGTCTGGCCAATAACGAACGGTTTCGGGCGTACGGCAGTGCCTGGTCGTTGTCGAATGTAGCCCACCAGCGCGATCGGATGCTTTTTAACGCCAGCCTGAACATCCGGCTGGAAATCAAAGACAGCCAGTTGCATCCGTCCACCACTTATCGGTCGGAAAACCTTTTTCTGTTTCAGTGCGGCAACACGATCAAGGAGATTTCCGAATTTCTACAGAAAAAAGGCAAATCGTTGAAAACGTGCGGAGCCAGTAATGGGCAAACCATAGCTGGGGCTATTTCTACGGGTGTTCACGGCTCATCCATTGATGTCGGGTCAATTCAGGACGGCGTCGTGGGCCTGCAACTTATCATTGGCCCTAATGCCAATGATCGGGTCTACATCGAGCGTGAAAGCCGCCCGGCGCTGGCAGATGAGTTTGCCCGACGTATACAGTCAAGAGTTATTCGGAGCGATGATCTGTTCAATGCGGCTCTGGTAAGCTTAGGGGCTTTCGGCGTTATTCATGGTGTCGTTCTCGAAGCTGAGGACCTGTACCTCCTGAAGCGCTATGTCAAGAAAATAAGCAAGGCCGATGCGCTGCAAATTGCGGCAACGATGGATTTTACCAATGCCCGCTTCAAGCTGCCCGACGAAGTGCTGCCGGATGGAACCGTAAACCGGCCCTTCCACTACAAACTTTACATAAATCCCTACAACGCCAGTGAAGATTTCGTAACCGAAATTATCTATAAAAAGCCCTACCGAACCGGGTATCCCAATCCGGTGCCTTTTGTGCAAAACGCTATTTTTAAAGACATCCCCACCTGGGTGTCGGCGTTTGCTGCCAAGCATAAGCGAATCATTCCCAAGGTATTGGATGCGCTGAGGAGTGAAGCGTTCCCGAAAGTGGATGATGTGATAGAAGGTACCCTTGGCGAAATATTCTGGGACACCTCTCAGTCGAGTGCGGCTTTTGGCTGCGGCTTTGGCATCGACATCGCCGACTCCCCCAAAGCGCTCGACCTGTTCATCGACCTGATGAATGACCAAGGCCCGATACCGGGTATTCTGTCCATGCGGTTCGTAAAAGCGTCGGAGGCTACACTGGGGTTCACCCGGTTTCCGACTACCTGTATTCTGGAAGTGGATGGAGTGCCCTGGAAAGGAAACCAGAACATGATTTCGCTGGACAATTTCCTGACGGACGTGATTAAAACATTCAGGGATAACGGTATTGCCTTCACCCTGCACTGGGGTAAAAACGCCCCCTGGTCATTCCCGAATCTGGTCGACCTGATGTACGGGAACGCTGATGACAAGTGGAAGGATATGCGAAGTATATTACTGTCAAAGGAAATGGCGGATCTGTTTTCCAATGATTTCCTTAGCACCGTCAAGTTAGCCGATTACCGGGTAAACATCGCGCCGAACTTCGTGGCCCTGCGCGATGCAGTTGCCGCATCGGTTGTGTGA
- a CDS encoding polysaccharide export protein (PFAM: polysaccharide export protein; Soluble ligand binding domain~KEGG: sun:SUN_1557 polysaccharide export system outer membrane protein) — protein MIFKRLLFLSFFGLMACSTNRKLVYLNDLQGQAQENAQILNNSPIRIQPDDVLSITVSSQNPESTILFNKGILASSSTSPTEPGMVNNALTNKSDKDGYLVDREGYIDFPVLGRVKLSDLTKEEAAQKLTLDISKYLKGPVVSVKLTNFSITVLGEVTRPSTFTITRESVNVLEALGMAGDMTVFGKRENVLVIRHQNGIRMANRIDLTNKAALDTPFFYLHQNDIVYVEPHSKSKTYQTDPSNRYIPLWTTLVSSIALTIISLFR, from the coding sequence ATGATTTTCAAACGATTACTTTTTCTCTCTTTTTTTGGACTAATGGCCTGTAGCACCAATCGTAAGTTGGTCTACCTGAACGATTTGCAGGGCCAGGCTCAAGAAAATGCACAGATTTTGAACAACTCTCCCATACGAATTCAGCCGGATGATGTGCTCTCTATAACCGTAAGCAGCCAAAACCCTGAATCAACGATTTTATTCAACAAAGGGATATTAGCCTCCAGCAGTACCAGCCCTACCGAACCGGGTATGGTCAATAATGCACTTACTAACAAATCGGATAAAGATGGCTATCTGGTAGATCGTGAAGGATATATCGACTTTCCGGTACTAGGTCGAGTTAAACTCAGCGACCTGACAAAAGAAGAAGCCGCCCAGAAACTTACCCTCGACATTTCCAAATACCTGAAAGGTCCGGTTGTGAGCGTGAAGCTGACCAACTTTAGCATAACCGTACTGGGTGAAGTGACGCGCCCATCTACGTTTACCATAACCCGCGAAAGTGTGAACGTACTCGAAGCACTGGGCATGGCGGGCGATATGACCGTGTTTGGAAAGCGGGAGAACGTTCTGGTTATCCGGCACCAGAATGGCATCCGTATGGCCAACCGCATTGACCTGACCAACAAAGCGGCTCTCGATACGCCGTTTTTTTACCTGCATCAGAATGACATCGTTTATGTAGAACCCCACAGTAAATCGAAGACCTACCAGACGGACCCTTCTAACCGGTATATTCCTTTGTGGACTACCCTTGTCTCGTCAATTGCTTTAACGATCATATCACTCTTTCGATAA
- a CDS encoding capsular exopolysaccharide family (TIGRFAM: capsular exopolysaccharide family~PFAM: lipopolysaccharide biosynthesis protein~KEGG: sun:SUN_1559 capsular polysaccharide biosynthesis protein): MTEGEVSYVSSGESSFRRFLYKYRRFWYLFVISIGASLVLAVLYLKSATPQYNVSISLLIKDIEKGPDIRPGNPIFKELDILNSTTSIEDEIEALRSVTLMHRVLTELGLQTSYYVADSFKKREIFGADLPIRLSVKTLSQSAYTKPIAIVIKNTQEFQLQDGPPPANTYRFGQLIQRPYGTFTVQANPEAMRWQPKKIFIFFNNLEDMAESYSKATAIIQLNKKANVLSVYMQSAVPEKGKVILNKLIEVYNKENKEDRNILALNTIKFIEERLRDLTAELSDIEKATEEFKRRNQVTDVRSEANGYLEESRIYNNQLSANKIQLDIAESLERYLARQKQKYELVPSNLTINDPTLQDFIGKFNDLLLQRERMLRTSETTNPLVVHIDEQLASFRQSILENLKTVKRGLLITQGDLTAKISNLQQHITQVPDIERQLNAINRQEGVKRNLYSFLLQKREESSLSLAATLSNTRVIDPATASKTPVSPKKPVIFALAFVLGLILPLAFITVPDLLSNKVRQRSDVSTAVAVPILGEVTHYRKKGIFVISQETRKPIIEQLRLIRSNLHFSTANQPHQVILVTSSVAKEGKTFFSINLALSLCFLNKKVALLDLNFRNPRLLTGLRVEHEVGLTDYLNGSTPSLNSLLTPFPGTPNLSVIGTGPLPANAPEFLLNAGIGTLISELRERFDYVIIDSAPVGEVADTFALADHIDTTIFVVRFNYTPIERLESIREAHLENKLKRPLIVLNDARKENSYRVK, translated from the coding sequence ATGACCGAAGGAGAAGTAAGTTACGTATCATCCGGAGAAAGCAGCTTCAGGCGATTCCTTTACAAATACCGGCGTTTCTGGTATCTGTTTGTAATCAGCATTGGCGCTAGCCTGGTACTGGCTGTCCTTTATTTAAAATCGGCTACCCCGCAATACAATGTCAGTATAAGCCTGTTAATCAAAGATATAGAGAAAGGGCCTGACATTCGGCCGGGTAATCCGATTTTTAAAGAGTTGGATATCTTGAACTCGACAACCAGTATTGAGGATGAGATCGAAGCGTTAAGATCGGTGACCCTGATGCACCGGGTTTTAACGGAACTTGGCTTGCAGACCAGTTATTACGTAGCCGATTCGTTCAAGAAAAGGGAGATTTTTGGCGCCGATCTGCCTATCCGTCTATCCGTTAAAACACTCTCTCAATCAGCTTATACAAAGCCGATTGCCATAGTCATTAAAAACACGCAGGAGTTTCAGCTACAGGACGGCCCCCCCCCTGCCAATACTTACCGGTTCGGTCAGTTGATCCAACGTCCTTATGGCACGTTTACGGTTCAGGCTAATCCGGAAGCCATGCGGTGGCAGCCCAAAAAAATATTTATCTTCTTCAATAACCTGGAGGATATGGCTGAAAGCTACAGTAAAGCGACAGCCATTATTCAGCTTAATAAAAAAGCAAATGTTTTGAGTGTATACATGCAGAGTGCCGTTCCGGAGAAAGGAAAGGTTATTCTGAACAAGCTCATTGAGGTATACAATAAAGAGAACAAGGAAGATCGTAATATTCTGGCTCTCAATACGATAAAATTCATTGAGGAACGATTAAGAGACTTAACCGCCGAATTATCGGATATAGAGAAGGCGACCGAGGAGTTCAAACGCCGAAACCAGGTAACCGATGTTCGCTCCGAAGCAAATGGGTATCTCGAAGAATCCAGAATTTATAATAATCAGCTATCGGCCAATAAAATACAACTCGATATTGCCGAATCGCTGGAACGATACCTGGCACGGCAAAAGCAAAAATATGAGTTGGTACCCAGTAACCTGACAATCAACGACCCAACACTACAGGACTTTATTGGTAAATTTAACGATCTGCTCCTCCAGCGGGAACGTATGCTGCGTACCAGCGAAACAACAAACCCACTGGTCGTACACATCGATGAGCAGCTGGCCAGCTTCAGACAGTCCATTCTTGAAAACTTAAAGACCGTAAAACGGGGCCTGCTCATTACGCAGGGCGACCTGACAGCCAAAATCAGTAACTTACAGCAGCACATCACTCAGGTACCCGATATTGAGCGCCAGCTCAACGCCATAAACCGGCAGGAAGGCGTTAAGCGAAATCTGTATTCGTTTCTGCTGCAAAAACGGGAAGAATCGTCGCTGTCGCTGGCAGCTACCCTTTCAAATACCCGCGTCATTGATCCAGCAACGGCCTCTAAAACACCCGTTTCACCCAAAAAACCCGTTATTTTTGCCCTGGCATTTGTACTGGGGCTGATTTTACCCCTTGCTTTTATTACTGTTCCTGATTTGCTGAGCAACAAGGTTCGCCAGCGCAGCGATGTATCGACCGCCGTTGCAGTGCCTATTCTGGGCGAGGTAACGCACTACAGAAAGAAAGGGATTTTCGTTATATCGCAGGAAACCAGGAAGCCAATAATCGAGCAGCTTCGCCTGATACGAAGCAACCTACATTTTTCAACTGCCAACCAGCCGCACCAGGTTATTCTGGTAACGTCCAGCGTAGCTAAAGAAGGAAAAACCTTTTTTAGTATCAATCTGGCTCTAAGCCTCTGCTTTCTGAATAAAAAAGTAGCCCTGCTCGATTTAAACTTCCGGAACCCACGCCTTCTGACCGGTCTGCGGGTGGAGCATGAGGTTGGTCTAACGGATTACCTGAACGGTAGCACTCCCTCCCTGAACAGCCTGTTGACACCCTTTCCGGGTACACCCAATCTGTCGGTTATCGGTACGGGACCTTTGCCCGCCAATGCGCCTGAGTTTTTGCTGAATGCAGGTATAGGCACATTGATCAGCGAGCTGCGGGAACGCTTCGACTATGTTATTATCGACTCGGCACCCGTGGGCGAGGTGGCCGATACCTTTGCGCTGGCCGATCATATCGACACCACCATTTTTGTTGTGCGTTTCAACTACACCCCTATAGAACGGCTTGAAAGTATCCGGGAAGCCCATCTGGAAAACAAATTGAAACGTCCGCTCATCGTGCTCAACGACGCCCGGAAGGAGAATAGTTACCGAGTAAAATAG
- a CDS encoding polysaccharide biosynthesis protein (PFAM: polysaccharide biosynthesis protein; virulence factor MVIN family protein~KEGG: asu:Asuc_0105 polysaccharide biosynthesis protein), with the protein MLGKKIGQNFFISIISMGLGILSSVFIARIGGPTIMGNIGLAMSFQVLVKSIFTHTVNSVHLKMYNENNQIGLKNYMVVFVLYNVLTSLLVLSFVLWNHFSHNGTFTDLQISLIVIFILQDYLMTPFYIYITDQSSKLNIIRSNMTDFYAQTLINIAKIAAVLLGESEIGIAWYIMAACALSSVYPLINLIRSDFGTYSLAVVKKYIRYSMTISTSTIAYGLLVSFDKVLLGLYQVSPEQIGFYNVGNRLGLLLMTLGISIGSILLSVFSKNATDNNNDKTISQLSSYERFITISFLPAVLAASLFGNELITLVFGARYLEAFPVLILSILFAYVKILTIPYQNYLFANNSFRAFNRNSILFIVAIVFFSTTMAYFNFFNDLPISVAVALLLACLLERVLFTRDAAKIDPQIRLFFHPGMMLFFTGITVGWFVLDEFIPATNYLLSYGIRVVILLGLLPVGYLLGIYTKDDFYMITDLLNIPTGRKAVSQA; encoded by the coding sequence ATGTTAGGCAAGAAGATAGGACAGAACTTTTTCATTAGTATCATATCAATGGGCCTGGGTATCCTGAGCTCTGTATTTATTGCCCGTATTGGCGGACCAACCATCATGGGCAATATCGGGCTGGCCATGTCTTTCCAAGTTTTGGTGAAGTCGATATTTACGCATACCGTTAACAGCGTTCATTTGAAAATGTACAATGAAAACAACCAGATAGGGCTCAAGAACTACATGGTTGTTTTTGTGTTGTATAATGTCCTCACATCGTTATTGGTTTTATCCTTTGTTCTCTGGAATCACTTTAGTCACAACGGCACCTTTACCGATCTTCAGATCTCACTGATTGTCATTTTTATCCTCCAGGATTACTTAATGACGCCCTTTTATATTTACATAACGGATCAATCGTCGAAACTCAATATTATCAGGTCCAACATGACTGATTTTTATGCTCAGACGCTGATCAATATTGCCAAAATTGCCGCCGTTCTGCTGGGAGAATCGGAAATTGGGATTGCCTGGTACATTATGGCAGCTTGCGCGTTAAGCTCTGTTTATCCACTGATCAATTTGATCCGGTCGGACTTTGGCACCTACTCCCTGGCGGTTGTAAAGAAGTACATCCGTTACTCCATGACGATTTCCACATCTACGATTGCCTACGGATTATTGGTCAGCTTCGACAAAGTACTACTGGGGCTTTACCAGGTTTCGCCGGAGCAAATTGGCTTTTATAACGTGGGAAACCGACTCGGGCTGCTGCTCATGACCTTAGGCATTAGCATTGGCAGTATTCTGTTATCGGTTTTCTCTAAGAACGCAACGGACAACAACAACGACAAAACGATCAGCCAGTTAAGCAGCTATGAACGATTCATCACCATCAGCTTCTTACCGGCGGTTCTGGCCGCTTCGCTGTTCGGCAACGAGTTGATCACACTGGTTTTTGGCGCCCGCTACCTCGAAGCATTCCCGGTGCTGATTCTGTCGATTCTGTTCGCTTATGTCAAAATATTGACCATTCCCTACCAGAACTACTTATTTGCCAATAACAGCTTCAGGGCGTTTAACCGCAATTCGATCCTATTCATTGTGGCTATTGTCTTTTTCTCAACTACAATGGCCTATTTCAATTTCTTCAATGATCTGCCGATTTCCGTTGCCGTTGCCCTGTTGCTGGCCTGTCTGCTTGAGCGTGTGCTGTTCACCCGCGATGCCGCCAAAATAGACCCCCAGATTCGGCTGTTCTTCCATCCAGGAATGATGCTTTTCTTCACCGGCATCACCGTGGGCTGGTTTGTTCTGGATGAATTCATACCCGCTACCAACTACCTGCTGAGCTATGGAATTCGTGTGGTGATTTTGCTCGGTCTACTACCAGTCGGCTACCTTTTGGGAATATACACCAAAGATGACTTCTACATGATTACTGATCTATTGAACATACCGACTGGCAGGAAAGCAGTCTCACAGGCGTAA
- a CDS encoding satase isoform II (KEGG: bph:Bphy_3271 satase isoform II): MNKPDVSYSIFQDWRANRGNIKAQFILSLFRLATWVRSNKILIILFIWYLPFYRFFVEWVMGIELPWSLKAGRGLKLQHGQALVVHGQTIIGSNCGLKHSTTIGIRMNPDGSVGRAPIIGNNVDIGAHVCIIGAIEIGDNVAIGAGSIVVKSIPPNCVVVGNPARVVKVNEPVTSSYS; the protein is encoded by the coding sequence ATGAATAAGCCTGATGTTAGTTATAGCATATTTCAAGATTGGCGGGCAAATCGAGGTAATATAAAGGCCCAGTTTATACTGTCTCTATTTCGTTTAGCTACGTGGGTTCGAAGCAATAAAATTCTGATTATACTATTCATCTGGTATTTACCCTTCTATCGTTTTTTTGTGGAATGGGTGATGGGTATCGAACTACCCTGGAGCTTAAAAGCAGGTCGTGGTTTAAAACTTCAACATGGCCAGGCTCTTGTGGTACACGGACAAACTATTATTGGGAGCAATTGCGGTCTTAAACACTCTACTACTATTGGCATCCGCATGAATCCTGATGGTAGTGTTGGCAGAGCCCCGATCATTGGCAATAATGTAGATATAGGCGCTCATGTGTGTATTATTGGTGCTATAGAAATTGGCGATAATGTAGCAATTGGAGCAGGGTCTATTGTTGTCAAAAGTATTCCTCCAAACTGCGTAGTAGTAGGCAATCCTGCTCGCGTTGTTAAAGTTAACGAACCTGTAACTAGTTCTTATTCGTAA
- a CDS encoding hypothetical protein (KEGG: dps:DPPB76 related to capsular polysaccharide biosynthesis protein): MVEPGTYIIYTLLMGSMLLFSLPSAKAVVDQRTGLITFPNYWGPNLIGLIILYSFVVGCRYYVGIDYKVYVEIFLELKETGIVPREIEFGYEFMNVVLNYIGAHFTYIFILMALFQMFFFYKALEKFPFILPWFTFFFFVSLMMFSSMNIMRQSLAWFVFFYTLNLAIDKKWGWALLCIFFGYSFHKTMVIGVLTYPLLLTDIAKNKYVQIGILLVVTVLASSILTLILAAVSPLVNLMGYGYYIDNLDYMYEITAENKVGAGTANALFFVVDIAIMWYSPELKENFKKYDFYKYYNLYFVGAILDRIVSDNFIMARTNDYLLNFRVVIMSFFFYFLFNTETQKVIKRVFGCVIAFIMIAFFYKAIYNRAADNSPFRFVFMEDVLQTRPQKLSDY; the protein is encoded by the coding sequence ATGGTCGAGCCCGGAACATACATCATATATACCTTATTAATGGGGTCGATGCTGCTATTCTCACTGCCATCGGCAAAGGCAGTTGTTGACCAACGCACCGGGCTCATCACTTTTCCTAACTACTGGGGGCCAAACCTCATTGGTCTCATTATCCTCTACAGCTTCGTGGTCGGTTGCCGCTACTACGTGGGTATCGACTACAAGGTCTACGTGGAGATCTTCCTCGAACTCAAAGAAACCGGCATAGTACCCAGAGAAATTGAGTTTGGCTATGAGTTTATGAATGTAGTACTCAACTACATAGGCGCTCATTTTACCTACATCTTCATTCTGATGGCTTTATTCCAGATGTTCTTTTTCTACAAAGCTCTGGAGAAGTTCCCTTTCATTCTGCCCTGGTTCACCTTCTTTTTCTTTGTCAGCCTGATGATGTTCAGCAGCATGAACATCATGCGCCAGTCGCTGGCCTGGTTCGTCTTCTTCTACACCCTCAACCTGGCCATCGACAAAAAGTGGGGCTGGGCGCTACTGTGCATCTTCTTTGGCTACAGCTTTCACAAAACCATGGTCATTGGGGTACTCACCTACCCCCTGCTGCTCACCGATATTGCCAAAAATAAGTATGTGCAGATCGGTATTCTGCTGGTGGTTACAGTGCTGGCCTCCTCCATCCTGACCCTGATACTGGCAGCCGTGTCGCCCCTGGTCAATCTGATGGGCTACGGGTACTACATCGATAACCTCGACTACATGTATGAGATAACGGCGGAGAATAAAGTAGGGGCAGGTACGGCCAATGCGTTGTTTTTTGTGGTCGACATTGCCATCATGTGGTACAGCCCCGAGCTGAAAGAGAACTTCAAGAAGTATGATTTTTATAAATACTATAACCTTTATTTTGTAGGCGCTATTCTGGACCGCATTGTATCGGATAATTTCATTATGGCCCGTACGAACGATTACTTACTCAACTTCCGGGTGGTGATCATGAGTTTCTTTTTTTATTTCCTCTTCAACACTGAAACCCAGAAAGTTATAAAGCGAGTATTCGGCTGCGTTATTGCCTTTATAATGATTGCTTTTTTCTATAAAGCCATCTACAACAGAGCAGCGGATAACTCACCATTTCGTTTTGTCTTTATGGAAGATGTGTTGCAGACAAGGCCCCAAAAATTATCTGATTATTAG
- a CDS encoding glycosyl transferase family 2 (PFAM: glycosyl transferase family 2~KEGG: dal:Dalk_1973 glycosyl transferase family 2): MFHYSIIICTYNRVDFLKETIESLLLHFKDYSKYELLIIDNKSTDNTAEVVKPFLRFPHVRYVLETNQGLSYARNRGIKEARNEVLIFLDDDIDIEANYLDICDQIYSDPNTHVVGGKVLPYQSAIPAWMPEQFYYLMSVFDLGNSACYTQKLMGANYSMRRDAALKIGWYNVELGRKGSNLMGGEEVDYLNRARDLGYQVLYRPDLVVYHKIGNKLNKKYIFDYAYYLGRSERIIEVQRSKPRFLAKCVKAVLMIGLHAVYGFYAPNPKQQTYFKIKQLYSFAYLNLFANKFGKK; this comes from the coding sequence ATGTTTCACTATAGCATCATTATTTGTACGTATAACCGAGTCGATTTTCTGAAAGAAACAATTGAGTCGCTTCTCTTACATTTTAAAGATTATTCGAAATACGAGTTGCTTATTATTGATAATAAGTCGACGGATAATACGGCCGAAGTCGTAAAACCATTTCTACGTTTCCCGCACGTTCGGTATGTCCTTGAAACGAATCAGGGCTTATCGTACGCCCGAAACAGGGGAATAAAAGAAGCCAGGAATGAAGTACTTATTTTCCTGGATGACGACATTGATATTGAAGCAAACTATCTGGACATCTGCGACCAGATTTATAGCGACCCGAACACGCATGTAGTAGGGGGAAAAGTGCTGCCTTACCAGTCCGCCATTCCGGCCTGGATGCCCGAACAGTTTTATTACCTGATGAGCGTCTTCGATCTGGGAAACTCGGCTTGTTATACCCAAAAATTAATGGGTGCCAATTATTCTATGCGCCGGGACGCAGCCCTGAAAATCGGCTGGTACAACGTTGAGTTGGGTCGGAAAGGCTCTAATCTAATGGGTGGTGAAGAAGTAGACTACCTGAACCGGGCACGCGACTTGGGCTATCAGGTCTTGTATCGCCCCGACCTGGTGGTTTACCATAAGATTGGCAACAAGCTGAACAAAAAGTACATCTTCGACTATGCCTATTACCTGGGCAGAAGTGAGCGTATTATTGAGGTACAGCGTAGTAAACCACGGTTCTTGGCCAAGTGCGTCAAGGCGGTCCTGATGATTGGTTTACATGCTGTTTATGGCTTTTATGCTCCCAATCCAAAGCAGCAGACGTATTTCAAAATAAAGCAGTTGTACAGCTTTGCGTACCTAAACCTGTTTGCCAACAAGTTCGGTAAGAAGTAA